Within the Arachis duranensis cultivar V14167 chromosome 10, aradu.V14167.gnm2.J7QH, whole genome shotgun sequence genome, the region atttttaataaaaaaatattttattttataaaaatttcaaacaaaaaagatacTTTATTTCAAACAAATTTCTAACAGATTTAATCAAATATAACATATTTTTTCGAACAAATTTTAgacaaatcaaatatttctttttaattaaatttcagacaaatttaatttaatataatttacatatttcAAACAAATTTCATACAAAGCAaacaattatttttacataaattttctacaaatttaagataattttcaaacaattttcaaacaaaataatttgctatttaagatataaatatttttggaaaataataattttattataaggtTTGTGTAGATCTATTTTCTATATTAAGACCATTATAATAAACAATTTTTCATAAGACATCATTAAAGTTATAAATAATAAAGTCATGAAAAAGTTAATTGCAATACTTATAAATTTGAATCGAATTCTAAGTAATAAAAGACTTATTATTCTATAACAAACAAAATACTTATATCTACTACAAGAAAATCCGACGGCAATATGTATACCGTCAGATTTAGCGATGGAATAAATCCGACGGTATAAATTTCGCTGAAAATTATTTACCGGTAGATTTTTTTGTCTACTGCTAATTATCGGTGGATTTAGCGAtggatataaatttttatttggcAAAATTCTTGAACTTGTTACCATAGGATTAATTCTCCCGATAAACCCAAcgataaacttaaattttaaattttttaaaaaaatctaaatggTAATACTTTCTTAgatgataaaatttatttttgcaaTCTTTAACACCCAAACAACAGTACTAAATCACACTTGTattctaatataaaaaagaaaaaaaagaacttttattttatttctttccaACTAAACAAAGCTTCATTCCTCTcatgaatatatattttttgattaaATTCTTTGTCCTATATCTAATTTACTAACTTtgtgatattatattattacttaTAGGCAATTGCTCTTCTACACATGAGGGAATCATTTATTATCAAGTAGTGTTTCAAGATCCAATGGTGACCACATGTAAATGTGGAACAAATTTATGCTCAACGTTAATTATTATAGCAACAACATTAACTTAtgttattaaaaagaaaaacagcaagCTCACATTTGTCCTAATTAAGTGAATTTTCATTTcttgaattctaaattaaagTAACTTGAACCTTTTCtaaaacaatataaataaaaataaattatcaacaATTTATTTAACTCCGTTAGTAAGATAATATCAATTCAAcattttttcatataaatgaCATAATTCAATAGAAACAAGGAACCATTTATATATCTTTCCATATCcaatattttaattgttaattgaACTAAAAAAGCTAACATATTCAATATTATTACATACCAAAACATATCACAACTTACCAGTACCCTCATCTTCAACATATAGTTCAATATTCAATTCAACGATACCTATATGACATTTAGAAATAGATCAAAAGAACTtaacaaaaaaactaaattagaaTAATCTAATAAGCAAATAGTTAATAAAAATGACAAGACATTATCCTGTCTAAATAACTCAACAACAACATTAATATTGAGATAATGAGTTGTCCAAAAAATTACAGCACACAAACAGCTtactttgattaattttatgtcAATGAATAAgaacactaaaataaaatttattatgataataataagaaaaaacatAAACACGCATTAATAAAACAGAGCCAATTGAAGAAAGTAAAACTggattagggttagggttagggttcAAAAAGGggttaggattttttatttaaaatgaaataaaaacgAGGATAGAATATGGGGAGGGATGAGGGCAACCTACCTAGAGGAGGGAGAAGAGACGCAACTCCGGTGACAGAACATGCACCAACGGCAGCGGCACCAATGACGGCGAAGATAGAAGGAGAAGCTTCatttcagaaaacaaaacaagataaaaaaaagtccATTAAGTCTTTAGAGAAGAATGCAGATGGCTGACACTGACAGAGGGTGGCAGGAAGGGCTACCAGAGgtagagagaaaagagagaaagagagaggaggaggttagagtgtgtgtgtgtgcgtgcgcatgTGTTTTGAAAATGAGAGGGGAAGGTACGCGTTTTGAATTTAGAGCAAGTTTACCATCGGATAAATCTAACGATAACGTATTGCGGGTCACCATAATACAGCGTTCCACTAATTGGGTTTACTGATAGATTTTTCTGCCAGTAAATTCCATGCTAAATTTTGCGcctatttttccattttttctctAATTATTATTGGCGAATTTACCATCGGAAAATAAAATTCACCGATAATGATTTGACATGACGAATTTGACACCTAAACAGTCAGTAAATTCACCGGTAAAGCCGACGCTAATTTGCGACAGTAAATCCGATGGTAAATCTAACGGTATTCAACGTTTTTCTTGTGATAATCTATAACTCTAGTAATACAAGCACCCACTCGTGTAGTCACTATGAATTAGAAGACTTGACTGGTACACCACATGTTATAACGTAATGGTGTACTACACGAAAGACATAATACGTATATATTTTTGGACGTCATCTCTTAACAAAAGCACTAATCAGCGGGTCATCTAGCTTAAACCAATAGTTACTGAACctataaaaatgatattatcCGATAATTTTCAAATATGGTATGATCGGAATCTTTTAAGGCACACCCTATAGCCTCCTAATGCTGGTAATATATCAAACCtgctatataataataaaaatatttattacgaATTTATaagaaactttaaaattaatagaTTTTCCGACTAAAAAAGTTTAACAAATTCGTAacctattaaaatatatataataacttaattaattcataattatttCTTAACTATTTTTTACACAAAGTGATGAAAATTTAATCCTAAAAAGTTAAAGTCAATAATGTCACTACATGCAAAATCCAATTTTAGTATCTTTACCACTCTTCTATTCTAACCTTATCTATAGAAAtcaaatcctaaaaaacactaTCACTCCATTCTAaacttaattataataaaaaattctaaattactGCCATCACtaatatttctaatttaaaaactCTAATCAAAAATTTTAACTGActattttaactaaaatttctaATCTAATAATCCCAAACCACTATGGATCACTAACATTTCTAATATAAcatgaagaaaagaaatatgACGTGTATTGACCTCTTCGTTGATGTTATCAGCAACATAGGCAACTTCATCTAGTTAATAAAAACAATCTAGGTCATCTTCCCTCACTAGCACTTTTTCTTTGTCGCTTTATTTTTCCTCTGGATTCTTTGGAGTGTGGGGTGTGGTGTGATAGAGATTGTAAATTATATGAAACAAAAACGAACTTAAATAGGTTCTACATAGATAAATCCTTTACTTGTTTCGATTTACCTTGAGTGACTTTCTTGATAAATTGTAACACAAGGATTCGATTTAACGGTTATAGTGGTAAATCGTGCTATCCTAAATCGATTTGCCTTAGATTTTTTAAACCGATTTTGTCCGCATTGATTTAGAAGGTTTAGAAAATccaaaatctcaaatcaaaactcTCTCTCCCCTGCAAGTAATTCAACATGGAGAATTACGATTTACTATTTTAAAGTTTTTGAACAGAAATTAAATTTGTCCAAATTAATTTATGTACAAACAgcaaaattaaactttgttgTTATGATTTATATATGTTGAAAAAGAATACTTGTATATGCAAAATAAAATCAAGACATTTTTATAATATTGAATATCAAACATTTTATTAATGTGAActatctttaaaattaatgattaaattaaatattaatataaaatacatattgaaatataaaacataattaaaaataaactaatttttagtATGCTCGTAATGTTTCTAATTGTCTtatagtataaatttttttattaattacttttaataataaaagtaaaaacaaaaaaatgtcaATATACTATTTagcataaaataattttatgcatacatcaaattatGTAACACTACATTAACAAAGACAATctcattagatttttttttttggtttaaccAAACGGTATCTCCCAACCCGACAGGTTAAGGATTAATCCGTCGCGGATCTGAGAGACAATCTCATTAGATAACTAACTAGAGTTGAAGGCAACATAAGCCAGCTAGGGTAAAATAAGGCCCAATAAAATCCCCAAAAAAGATCCTATCTAATTTAACCCTAACCCCAATGATAATACATCGTAAAAAACTAACCACACAAATTCTAAATCCTCTTTCTACATCCACGTAACAAATTCTAATCCTTCTTTTCACATTCTCTTTGACTATCGCCGATCCCTCCGTTACGACGCGCAGCATCTCTGACTACTGCGGCTCCCCCCACTCGTAAGAAACATCCAAAATCTAAaaccattttaaaaaattacaaattcattttaaaaattcaaaatcattttaaatattttaaaacatccGAAACGTAATAAAAACAAACATCTAAATCTTAACAAAAATGAGAtatccaaaataattttaaaatttttaaaacttaacaaaacaagacattcaaaaaaatattgagaaaagaacatccaaaaaataagaaaaaacatccaaaattattgaaaaaactcatccaaactcaaaaaaaaaagaaacatccaaaacatagaaaaaagaaTCATCTAAAACcaaacaaaagaagaagaaatcgtAGGATGGCCGATAACAATGCCTTTGACGGCCAAAACcaaacaaaagaagaagaaatcgtAAGATGGCCGATAACAATGCCTTTGACGGCGCTACGTGGATGACACAAGCATGGACGACGAGGGTGACAACGTGCCGCCGAGGTCTTGCGTCGTGGGTGGACCCGGCGATGGCTGCATCGCAACGAATGGGGTCGCGATGGTGTTCCGCTGTGCAAACGTGTTCAGAGGATAAAGTCTGCGGCAGTGGCGACGGCTGTGTCCAACAAGAAAGCCGCGATGAAGGACAATGGTGGGGTGCAAAGAGGATGTTGCGCGACATTACAGCAAACGCAATGGTAGTTGATGGACAACGACACCAAAAACTACGTGATAACGGCAGGTTTGTGAGGTGAAAAATTTGACTATTTTCACATGGATGGAAAAGAATTAAGATTttcgtaaattttttttatgtaccaTAAATgtaattagaataaatttaagtaggatttttttagattttttatttatttataaaatttgaattataatagaatattttaaacatttttatttaataaatataaaataaatatattaaaaacttaaatttttacttttaacaatttttttttaatttgtaaactacacgacaaaaataaatttattaaattattaatttatcctctaacatcaaaattaaactctgtAAACTCTATAAAAAATACAGAACATATATGATATCTCATTATGGTATTTATTTCACCACTGCTCCTTTCTTTATTGCCAAAAACAATCAGACCCAAACACCTCCCACCTGAAGCACACATGGGTTTACAAACTCCAAGAACAAAATTTACTGCTATTTTATTAGACGCCCGGTAACTTTGTTCTcttacacacacacatacaaaaaagaaactctctctctctctctctctctctgtgcaCTTGTTCTGTTTATCACGATCAAACAAAACTGAGAAAAGGTCCAACATACTACTATGTAAAAATTACATACAAAGAAAGACGCCAACAATATAAGATTAAGTTCGATTTGTATTCTACCAATAATAATGAGACTGGTCTAACACACCCACCGAACTTATGATAAGAGAAATGTTTTCGGActcattttcctttttctgGTACTCATGATGTCCTTATTATTCTATGATATCATTGAATGGAGTGGAGTGTGACTCTAAAAGTGTTTCAACATTGATGGAAGAATCTTTTACGAGAGCTTGTTTAACTCATGATTGCTATGGAAGAAGGACTATTATCAAGCATCTGATATCCATTATGGTTGTCTCTGTCTGCATCTTCAGATGAAGACTGATCTTGATCTGGATCCTGCTGCCTCTCTTCTTGACCATTCATGATATGCATCAAAAGCTCTTCAGGCTTCAACTCGTTCTTCTtgtcattatcattatcatcaagCTTGTTATTGTTCTTGGGCTTCTTGCTGTATATGGCCTCAAGATGGTGATAATAGGGACATGTTTTAGAGTCCTCGGGCTTCCTcttgttcttctccttcattctCTTGAAGTACTTGTTGATGTTCTCCCACTTCTCCTTGCACCTCTTTGCGCTCCGATCGTATCCGAGTCCCTTCATGGCCGTAGACACCTCCTCCCAAAGCGGTCCCTTGTTCCCTTGCTGCTGCTGTAACTGCTCATCCACTTGTGTCCTCAGCCTTATCAATGCCTCTACTTCATCCTTCGGCCACCGCGAAGAGCTCATGTGCACAAAATTCCCAACATTGATGCCATTCCCAACTTCgtctttctccttctccttctccttctccttctcctgcTCCTGGAGGTGGTTATTATTATCAGCTGGAAATTGCAGCGCGCCATTGTTGTTGCTGTTTTCTGCAAACTTTCTTATGAAGGACATAACCGCTTCGTCCTTGGCGGCGGCAATCGACCGTTCCTGAGCGAGAAGCTCGCGCTCCTTCTTGATCCTGGCAAGCTCCTCCGTCTTCCATGCTTGCTCCCTCGCCATTCGATCCTGGTCGCACTTATCGAGAACTTCCATGAACTTCCTCTGCAGGCTCTCTTGCTTCTCCAAAACCTCCCTCATAAGCCCCTCAAAGAACAGCCTCagcct harbors:
- the LOC107470352 gene encoding trihelix transcription factor GT-2 — its product is MENSTLPENSIENRKVAVAAAEGDSVSSDGLKGEDGERNSSGANRWPREETMALIKIRSEMDGAFRDISPKGPLWEQVSRKLGELGYERSAKKCKEKFENIYKYHRRTKEGRSGKRNGKTYRFFDQLEALDPHPNNNAVIQDAVPCSVRFPVTAMEHSSSATSSYSSGGGEDEGEGRRRKKKRRLRLFFEGLMREVLEKQESLQRKFMEVLDKCDQDRMAREQAWKTEELARIKKERELLAQERSIAAAKDEAVMSFIRKFAENSNNNGALQFPADNNNHLQEQEKEKEKEKEKDEVGNGINVGNFVHMSSSRWPKDEVEALIRLRTQVDEQLQQQQGNKGPLWEEVSTAMKGLGYDRSAKRCKEKWENINKYFKRMKEKNKRKPEDSKTCPYYHHLEAIYSKKPKNNNKLDDNDNDKKNELKPEELLMHIMNGQEERQQDPDQDQSSSEDADRDNHNGYQMLDNSPSSIAIMS